One stretch of Arachis hypogaea cultivar Tifrunner chromosome 20, arahy.Tifrunner.gnm2.J5K5, whole genome shotgun sequence DNA includes these proteins:
- the LOC112782359 gene encoding probable calcium-binding protein CML11, with protein MSGNKKHQGTSLDEEHIAELREIFRSFDRNNDGSLTQLELSSLLRSLGLKPSGDQLEAFINKADTNNNGLIEFSEFVALVAPEILPAKSPYTEEQLRQLFKMFDRDGNGFITAAELAHSMARLGHALTADELTGMIREADTDGDGRINFQEFSHAITSAAFDNSWA; from the coding sequence ATGAGCGGCAACAAGAAGCATCAAGGAACGAGTTTGGACGAGGAGCATATCGCAGAGTTGAGGGAGATATTCCGTTCGTTCGATAGGAACAACGACGGAAGCCTGACACAGCTGGAGCTGAGCTCCCTTCTGAGGTCGCTGGGGCTAAAGCCCAGCGGGGACCAGCTGGAGGCCTTCATCAACAAGGCCGACACCAACAACAACGGGCTCATCGAGTTCTCTGAGTTCGTCGCCCTCGTAGCCCCTGAAATCCTCCCGGCTAAGTCCCCCTACACAGAAGAGCAGTTGCGCCAGCTCTTCAAGATGTTCGACCGCGATGGCAATGGTTTCATCACCGCGGCCGAGCTTGCGCACTCCATGGCCCGCCTCGGCCATGCCCTCACCGCCGACGAGCTCACTGGCATGATCCGGGAGGCTGACACCGATGGTGATGGCCGCATCAATTTTCAGGAGTTCTCTCACGCTATCACTTCTGCTGCTTTTGATAATTCATGGGCCTAG